One genomic region from Evansella sp. LMS18 encodes:
- the uvrC gene encoding excinuclease ABC subunit UvrC → MSLLKEKVAIVPDQPGCYLMKNKHGTVIYVGKAKVLRNRVRSYFRAAHDIKTQRLVSEIEDFEWIVTSSDMEALILERTLIRKYKPRYNILLKDDKSYPYLKITNERHPRLITTRKIKKDGAKYFGPYPNAYAANETKKLLDRLYPLRKCETMPNRVCLYYHIGQCLAPCEFEVTKNENQKIAGEISRFLNGEHKDIKQEITEKMHQAAENLEFERAKELRDQVQHIETVMEKQKMALSDLTDKDIFGCAYDKGWMCVQVFFIRQGNLIERDVSLFPMYQDAEDDFYTFIGQFYLNDQHKKPKEILVPSSVDEKIVSEFLGTKALQPKRGQKKSLVDLACKNARLALKEKFALIERDEQKTVIAVERLGEALQIDTPHRIEAFDNSNIQGVDPVSAMVSFLDGKPDKNHYRKYKIKTVKGPDDYESMREVVRRRYTRLLREEQPLPDLIVIDGGKGQISAAQSVIEDELGLSIPVCGLVKDEKHRTSQLMKGDPPAVVHLSKTSQEFYLLQRIQDEVHRFAISFHRNTRKKTMFSSILDEVSGIGEKRKRALLKHFGSLKRLKEASVEEIQNAGIPEPAALALYERIQKEKETS, encoded by the coding sequence ATGTCACTTTTAAAAGAAAAAGTAGCAATTGTCCCTGACCAGCCGGGCTGCTACCTGATGAAGAATAAACATGGAACAGTCATATATGTGGGAAAAGCGAAAGTATTGAGAAACAGGGTCAGATCCTACTTTCGGGCTGCGCATGATATAAAAACGCAGCGTTTAGTCAGTGAGATTGAGGATTTTGAATGGATTGTCACCTCTTCTGATATGGAGGCCTTAATCCTTGAAAGAACTTTAATCAGAAAATATAAACCTCGCTACAATATCCTCCTCAAGGATGATAAGAGTTATCCATATTTAAAAATCACTAACGAAAGGCATCCTCGGCTGATTACTACGAGAAAGATTAAAAAGGACGGGGCAAAATACTTTGGTCCGTATCCTAACGCCTATGCGGCAAATGAAACGAAAAAATTGCTCGACAGGCTCTATCCTCTAAGAAAGTGCGAGACAATGCCTAATCGGGTCTGCTTGTATTATCATATCGGCCAGTGTCTTGCTCCCTGTGAATTTGAGGTGACGAAAAATGAAAATCAGAAAATCGCAGGTGAAATTTCAAGATTCTTAAATGGTGAGCATAAAGATATAAAACAGGAAATTACGGAAAAAATGCACCAGGCTGCTGAAAACCTCGAGTTTGAAAGGGCCAAAGAACTGAGGGACCAGGTGCAGCACATTGAAACAGTGATGGAAAAACAGAAGATGGCTCTCTCAGATTTAACGGACAAGGATATCTTCGGTTGTGCTTACGATAAAGGATGGATGTGCGTCCAGGTTTTCTTTATAAGGCAGGGAAATCTGATAGAAAGAGACGTGTCCCTCTTTCCGATGTACCAGGATGCCGAAGATGACTTCTATACTTTTATCGGGCAATTTTATCTCAATGATCAGCACAAGAAGCCAAAAGAGATTTTAGTTCCTTCATCCGTGGATGAAAAAATCGTATCCGAGTTTTTAGGTACAAAAGCACTTCAGCCTAAAAGAGGTCAGAAAAAGTCCCTGGTGGATCTTGCCTGCAAAAATGCCAGACTTGCGCTGAAAGAAAAGTTTGCCTTGATTGAGAGAGATGAACAGAAAACAGTTATCGCAGTTGAAAGGCTTGGAGAGGCGCTTCAAATTGACACTCCACACAGGATAGAGGCTTTCGATAATTCCAATATACAAGGTGTCGACCCAGTATCAGCGATGGTTTCTTTCCTTGATGGGAAACCAGATAAAAATCACTACAGGAAATATAAAATTAAAACGGTAAAAGGCCCTGATGATTACGAATCCATGAGAGAAGTGGTCAGGAGACGGTACACAAGGCTGTTGAGAGAGGAGCAGCCGCTTCCGGACCTTATCGTTATTGATGGCGGTAAAGGGCAGATATCGGCTGCCCAGAGTGTCATTGAAGACGAACTGGGCCTTTCGATTCCTGTCTGCGGTCTTGTAAAGGATGAGAAACACCGCACATCCCAGCTTATGAAAGGGGACCCTCCGGCAGTGGTCCATCTTTCAAAAACAAGCCAGGAGTTTTACCTTCTGCAAAGGATTCAGGATGAAGTCCACCGTTTCGCTATTTCCTTTCATAGAAACACAAGGAAAAAAACGATGTTCTCTTCCATACTTGATGAAGTGAGCGGAATTGGGGAAAAGCGGAAGCGGGCGTTGCTAAAACATTTTGGGTCTTTAAAACGCCTTAAGGAAGCCAGCGTAGAGGAAATCCAAAACGCCGGAATACCAGAACCGGCTGCCTTAGCATTATATGAAAGAATCCAAAAAGAGAAAGAAACCTCCTGA
- the trxA gene encoding thioredoxin: protein MAIVNATDQNFSTETSEGVVLADFWAPWCGPCKMIAPVLEELDGEMGDKVKIVKLDVDENQETASKYGVMSIPTLLVFKDGEVVDQVVGFQPKEQLASLLNKHV from the coding sequence ATGGCTATCGTAAATGCGACTGATCAAAACTTTTCAACGGAAACTTCTGAAGGTGTAGTACTTGCTGACTTTTGGGCACCGTGGTGCGGACCTTGTAAAATGATTGCTCCTGTACTGGAAGAACTTGACGGTGAAATGGGAGACAAAGTGAAAATTGTTAAGCTTGATGTGGATGAAAACCAGGAAACAGCAAGCAAATACGGTGTGATGAGCATCCCGACACTTCTTGTTTTTAAAGATGGCGAAGTTGTAGACCAGGTTGTAGGCTTCCAGCCAAAAGAACAATTAGCAAGCTTATTAAACAAACACGTATAA
- a CDS encoding electron transfer flavoprotein subunit alpha/FixB family protein, giving the protein MSKKVLVIGEVRDGAFRNVSFEAIAAAKEISADGEIVGVVLGENVSGLANEMIHYGADKVLTVESDKLADYTPEGYSQALQTVIEQEDPEGIILGHTAIGKDVSPKIAARIGSGLVSDAVGIEAAGEEVIFTRPIYSGKAFEKVVVKDGIVFATIRPNNIPALEKDESRSGDVQSVDVDIKDLNTIIKDVVRNTTSGVDLSEASVIVAGGRGLKSEENFDILQELADVLGAAVGASRGACDAEYCDYALQIGQTGKVVTPDLYIAVGISGAIQHVAGMSNSKIIVAINKDPEAEIFQIADYGIVGDLFDIVPKLTEEFKKVLV; this is encoded by the coding sequence ATGTCTAAAAAAGTACTAGTCATCGGTGAAGTTCGTGACGGAGCATTCCGTAACGTATCGTTTGAAGCAATTGCAGCTGCGAAAGAAATCTCTGCAGACGGAGAGATTGTCGGCGTTGTTCTTGGCGAAAATGTAAGCGGTTTAGCAAATGAAATGATCCACTATGGTGCCGACAAGGTACTTACAGTTGAAAGTGACAAGCTTGCTGATTATACACCTGAAGGATACAGCCAGGCTCTGCAAACTGTAATTGAGCAGGAAGATCCTGAAGGAATCATTCTCGGCCATACGGCAATCGGTAAAGATGTTTCCCCGAAAATCGCTGCACGAATCGGCTCTGGTCTCGTATCTGATGCTGTGGGAATCGAAGCGGCTGGTGAGGAAGTTATTTTCACAAGGCCTATTTATTCCGGTAAAGCATTCGAAAAAGTAGTTGTTAAAGACGGCATTGTTTTTGCAACTATCCGTCCAAACAATATCCCGGCACTTGAGAAGGACGAATCAAGAAGCGGCGATGTGCAAAGTGTGGACGTAGATATTAAAGATCTGAATACTATCATCAAGGACGTTGTAAGAAATACAACATCAGGTGTTGACCTTTCAGAGGCTTCAGTCATCGTGGCTGGCGGCCGTGGTTTGAAGAGTGAAGAGAATTTCGATATTCTTCAGGAACTGGCTGACGTTCTCGGTGCTGCGGTGGGTGCATCCCGCGGAGCTTGTGACGCAGAATACTGTGACTACGCTCTGCAGATCGGGCAGACTGGTAAAGTAGTTACACCTGACCTTTACATCGCTGTTGGTATCAGTGGTGCTATCCAGCACGTGGCAGGTATGTCCAACTCGAAAATCATTGTTGCAATCAACAAAGATCCTGAAGCGGAGATCTTCCAGATTGCAGACTACGGAATTGTAGGGGACCTGTTTGATATAGTGCCTAAACTGACAGAAGAGTTCAAGAAAGTACTCGTGTAA
- a CDS encoding electron transfer flavoprotein subunit beta/FixA family protein: MNIYVILKRTFDTEEKIQIENGEIVEDGAEFIINPYDEYAIEEAIQIRDEHGGEVTLVTVGDEEAEKQLRTGLAMGADKAVLIEDEDVEDGDQFSTQAILAAYLQDKDADIILGGNVAVDGGSGQVGPRLAEQLGFNHVTSIVKIDIADGKATIEKDVEGDQQIVEVSLPVVVTAQQGLNEPRYPSLPGIMKAKKKPLETLDLDDLDLDEDDVEGKTKTVDRYLPPEKEAGKILEGELDDQVKELVSLLKNEAKVI; this comes from the coding sequence ATGAACATCTATGTTATTTTGAAGCGCACCTTTGATACAGAGGAAAAGATTCAAATCGAAAATGGAGAGATCGTTGAAGATGGAGCAGAATTCATCATCAACCCTTACGACGAGTATGCAATTGAAGAGGCAATCCAGATCAGAGATGAGCATGGCGGAGAGGTCACTCTTGTAACAGTTGGTGACGAAGAAGCAGAAAAGCAGCTCCGTACAGGTCTTGCGATGGGTGCCGATAAAGCGGTACTTATCGAAGACGAAGATGTAGAAGATGGAGACCAGTTCTCTACTCAGGCTATCCTTGCTGCTTACCTGCAGGATAAAGATGCTGATATTATCCTTGGAGGAAACGTAGCTGTTGATGGAGGATCCGGGCAGGTAGGTCCAAGGCTGGCAGAACAACTTGGCTTCAACCATGTAACTTCTATAGTGAAAATTGATATCGCTGACGGAAAAGCTACGATCGAAAAAGACGTGGAAGGTGACCAGCAAATCGTTGAAGTGAGTCTGCCGGTTGTTGTAACAGCTCAGCAGGGACTTAACGAGCCGCGCTACCCTTCACTTCCGGGAATTATGAAAGCTAAGAAAAAGCCACTTGAAACACTGGATCTTGACGATCTTGATCTGGATGAAGATGATGTGGAAGGCAAAACCAAAACAGTCGACCGTTATCTCCCGCCAGAAAAAGAGGCTGGCAAGATTCTCGAAGGTGAACTGGACGATCAGGTGAAAGAACTTGTTTCTTTATTGAAAAACGAAGCGAAAGTGATATAA
- a CDS encoding enoyl-CoA hydratase, which yields MSENKLVQLKKEGSIAYVTLTSPPANALSQHLIQEIGGIFKDLKEDSSVKVVLLHGEGRFFAAGADIKEFTRVEDGKAFSKLARQGQLVFNEIEAFPKPVIAAIHGAALGGGLELAMACHIRIAAENAKLGLPELQLGLIPGFAGTLRLPALVGKAKAAEMLLTSDPVTGTEAASLGLVNYAVPEEDVLAEAGKLASKIAGKGAVSVRHALQLLHFNTSENLGTDVGQVKEADAFGEVFESEDAKEGIQAFLEKRKPEFKDR from the coding sequence TTGTCTGAAAATAAGTTGGTACAGTTAAAAAAAGAGGGCTCAATCGCTTATGTGACTTTAACCTCTCCGCCAGCAAACGCATTATCACAACATCTCATTCAGGAAATTGGCGGAATTTTTAAAGACTTAAAAGAGGACAGCTCTGTAAAAGTTGTGCTGCTCCATGGCGAAGGACGTTTTTTTGCAGCCGGAGCAGATATTAAAGAGTTTACCAGAGTAGAAGATGGAAAAGCATTTTCTAAACTGGCAAGGCAGGGACAGCTTGTTTTTAACGAGATCGAGGCCTTTCCAAAACCAGTTATCGCGGCAATCCATGGTGCTGCTCTGGGAGGCGGGCTTGAACTTGCAATGGCCTGCCATATCAGGATCGCAGCGGAAAATGCGAAGCTTGGACTGCCTGAACTGCAACTCGGCCTGATCCCCGGCTTTGCAGGAACGCTCAGGCTGCCGGCTCTTGTAGGAAAAGCTAAAGCAGCTGAAATGCTGTTGACTTCAGACCCGGTTACTGGAACTGAAGCAGCGTCCCTCGGACTGGTGAATTATGCTGTACCTGAGGAAGATGTTCTGGCTGAAGCTGGGAAACTAGCAAGTAAAATAGCCGGAAAAGGTGCTGTATCTGTGCGTCATGCCCTTCAGCTTCTGCATTTTAATACAAGTGAAAACCTTGGGACTGATGTAGGTCAAGTGAAGGAAGCTGATGCTTTTGGAGAAGTTTTTGAATCAGAAGATGCAAAAGAAGGGATCCAGGCGTTTCTCGAAAAAAGAAAGCCTGAATTCAAAGACCGCTGA
- a CDS encoding TetR/AcrR family transcriptional regulator, whose product MAKKRGQKYDQIIEAAVKVIAENGYHNSQVSKIAREAGVADGTIYLYFKNKEDILISLFEKKMGHFVQNSKERLSEETSIEKKLLLLIEMHLKQFVADYDLAIVTQLELRQSNIVLRYRINEILKGYLDLIDSILAEGVEAGYFHQDLDRRIARQVIFGAIDEVVTNWVMKDHKYDLVSLAVPVHKMLLNGLKTN is encoded by the coding sequence ATGGCAAAAAAAAGAGGGCAAAAATACGATCAGATAATTGAGGCAGCTGTAAAAGTGATTGCCGAAAACGGATACCATAATTCACAGGTATCCAAGATTGCCAGAGAAGCGGGAGTTGCTGACGGAACCATATATTTATACTTCAAAAATAAAGAAGATATCCTTATCTCTTTATTTGAGAAGAAGATGGGGCATTTCGTCCAGAATAGCAAGGAGCGCCTTTCTGAAGAAACATCTATAGAAAAAAAGCTTTTGCTGTTAATCGAGATGCATCTTAAGCAATTTGTAGCTGATTACGACCTGGCCATTGTCACTCAGCTTGAACTTCGGCAATCGAATATTGTCCTTCGCTACAGAATTAACGAGATATTAAAAGGGTACTTAGATTTGATCGACTCCATATTAGCTGAAGGTGTGGAGGCTGGATACTTTCATCAGGACCTCGACCGCCGTATCGCCCGCCAGGTGATTTTTGGCGCTATTGATGAAGTGGTCACAAACTGGGTGATGAAAGACCATAAATATGACCTCGTTTCGCTGGCTGTCCCGGTACATAAAATGCTGCTTAATGGACTTAAGACGAATTAA
- a CDS encoding AMP-binding protein, translated as MEEKLQRPWLAHYPEDIPTTINYEEKPLQHYLAAGAKEEPEKTLLHFMGKEMTFREVYDSALRFANSLRELGIEQGDRVAIMLANTPQSVISYYGALLAGAVVVQTNPLYVERELEHQMVDSGAKVIVCLDLVYPRVMNVISKTKLEHVIVTGIKDYLPFPKNLIYPFIQKKNTGVKVEVTYSSKVHSFTELLKSSEPAEIPLEVNTKEDLALLQYTGGTTGVAKGVKLTHYNLVANTTQCIKWMHKIDHGNEVILCALPFFHVYGMTVGMNFAVMDRSKMVILPKFDTKQTLKTIEKQKATIFPGAPTMYIGLINDPDVKKYNLTSIEVCISGSAPLPVEVQQRFETLTGGKLSEGFGLTEASPVTHFNLMWGKRPSGSIGLPWPDTDVAILSAETGEPAKPGEVGELIIRGPQVMKGYWNRPEETDAVFHDGEWLLTGDMGYMDEEGFFYIVDRKKDMIIAGGFNIYPREIEEVLYEHEAVQEAVAVGVPDPYRGETVKAFIVLKDGAKATEEELNKYCRKHLSAYKAPRLFEFRDELPKTMVGKVLRRALLEEEKQKQQENKAKEKSS; from the coding sequence ATGGAGGAGAAATTACAAAGACCTTGGCTTGCTCACTACCCTGAAGATATCCCGACAACTATAAATTATGAGGAAAAACCTCTGCAGCACTATCTGGCAGCAGGTGCAAAAGAAGAGCCGGAGAAGACATTGCTTCATTTCATGGGGAAAGAAATGACGTTCAGAGAAGTCTATGATTCAGCACTTCGTTTCGCAAACAGCCTCAGAGAACTGGGAATTGAACAAGGGGATCGAGTCGCCATTATGCTCGCAAACACTCCGCAATCAGTAATATCCTATTATGGTGCGCTGCTGGCAGGAGCGGTTGTCGTCCAGACAAACCCTTTGTATGTGGAAAGGGAACTGGAGCATCAAATGGTTGATTCAGGTGCTAAGGTAATTGTCTGTTTAGACCTGGTCTATCCTCGAGTCATGAATGTCATTAGTAAAACAAAGCTTGAGCATGTTATTGTTACTGGAATAAAGGATTATCTTCCTTTTCCGAAGAACCTGATTTATCCGTTCATCCAAAAGAAAAACACAGGCGTCAAGGTTGAAGTTACATACAGCTCTAAGGTTCATTCCTTCACAGAACTGCTGAAGTCATCCGAGCCTGCAGAAATACCGCTTGAAGTAAACACTAAGGAAGACTTAGCTCTGCTCCAATATACCGGTGGAACAACAGGTGTGGCGAAAGGTGTTAAACTGACGCACTATAACCTGGTGGCAAACACTACCCAGTGTATTAAGTGGATGCATAAAATTGACCATGGAAACGAAGTTATTTTATGTGCCCTTCCATTTTTCCACGTTTACGGAATGACGGTAGGCATGAATTTCGCTGTCATGGACAGGTCAAAAATGGTAATTCTGCCTAAATTTGATACGAAACAGACGCTAAAAACCATCGAGAAACAAAAAGCAACCATTTTTCCTGGAGCACCAACGATGTATATTGGGCTGATTAATGATCCCGATGTGAAAAAATACAATCTTACCTCTATCGAAGTTTGTATTAGTGGTTCCGCACCGTTGCCGGTGGAAGTGCAGCAAAGGTTTGAAACCTTGACAGGGGGAAAGCTGTCAGAAGGATTCGGCCTGACAGAGGCATCTCCGGTAACACACTTCAATTTGATGTGGGGTAAGCGCCCTTCCGGAAGCATCGGACTTCCATGGCCTGACACAGATGTGGCCATTCTTTCGGCGGAAACCGGTGAACCAGCCAAGCCAGGGGAGGTAGGGGAATTAATAATCCGCGGACCGCAGGTAATGAAAGGCTACTGGAACAGGCCTGAGGAAACAGACGCTGTCTTTCATGACGGGGAATGGCTACTGACAGGCGATATGGGCTATATGGATGAAGAAGGCTTCTTCTATATCGTTGACCGTAAGAAAGATATGATAATTGCAGGGGGATTCAATATTTACCCTCGTGAAATTGAAGAAGTTCTGTACGAGCATGAAGCGGTTCAGGAAGCTGTAGCAGTCGGCGTGCCCGACCCTTACCGCGGTGAAACTGTCAAAGCCTTTATTGTCCTGAAAGACGGAGCTAAGGCAACAGAAGAAGAGCTGAACAAGTACTGCCGTAAACATTTATCGGCATATAAAGCGCCACGGCTCTTTGAATTCCGGGATGAGCTGCCAAAAACAATGGTAGGAAAGGTTCTCCGGCGCGCACTTCTGGAAGAAGAAAAACAGAAACAACAGGAGAACAAGGCGAAAGAAAAATCAAGCTGA
- a CDS encoding long-chain-fatty-acid--CoA ligase, whose translation METVTAKPWFKHYPEEIPKSVEYETETLQYYLKRAAERFPDKSALNFMGKEMTYSEVYEASLKLANQLRSLGIEEGDRVAIMLANSPQSVVSYYAALFAGAIVVQTNPLYVEREIEHQMNDSGAKVMICLDLVYPRVAKVKEKTPLEHIIVTGIKDFLPFPKNLIYPFIQKKNTGISVNLQYGAKLHSFVELLQKGKAEEIALKHEIDPKEDLALLQYTGGTTGPAKGVMLTHYNLVVNTQQCEQWMYKLKPGEEVILAALPFFHVYGMTTVMNLSIRMGFKMIIMPKFEPKDILKAIEKHKATLYPGAPTMYIGLLNHPNIKNHDLSSIKACMSGSAPLPVEVQTKFEEVTNGRLVEGYGLTETSPVAVANLLWEHRKTGSIGLPWPDTDVAILSAETGEPAGPNEIGEIMIKGPQVMKGYWNRPEETQAVFKDDWFLSGDMGYMDEDGFFYIVDRKKDMIIAGGFNIYPREIEEVFYEHEDVQEVCVIGVPDPYRGETVKAFIVPKEGRKIDEKDLEEFSREHLASYKIPRIYEFRNELPKTMVGKILRRVLVEEEKKKIKDSAIPKDE comes from the coding sequence ATGGAAACAGTAACAGCGAAACCGTGGTTCAAACATTATCCCGAGGAAATTCCGAAGTCTGTGGAGTATGAAACAGAAACACTGCAATATTACCTGAAGAGGGCGGCGGAAAGATTTCCGGATAAATCCGCGCTAAATTTCATGGGGAAAGAAATGACTTATAGTGAAGTATACGAAGCTTCTTTAAAGCTTGCTAATCAGCTTCGTTCACTCGGGATAGAAGAAGGGGACAGAGTAGCGATTATGCTTGCAAACTCACCCCAGTCCGTAGTGTCCTATTACGCAGCCCTGTTTGCCGGCGCTATTGTAGTGCAGACGAATCCCTTGTATGTCGAAAGGGAAATTGAACATCAGATGAATGATTCCGGGGCGAAAGTAATGATCTGTCTTGACCTGGTTTATCCACGGGTGGCTAAAGTTAAGGAAAAAACACCGCTTGAGCACATCATCGTAACAGGTATTAAAGACTTTTTACCTTTCCCTAAAAATCTGATCTATCCTTTTATCCAGAAGAAAAATACAGGAATTTCGGTAAATCTTCAGTACGGAGCAAAGCTTCATTCTTTTGTTGAATTGCTTCAGAAGGGCAAGGCGGAGGAAATTGCTCTCAAGCATGAAATTGATCCAAAAGAAGATCTCGCACTCCTGCAATACACAGGAGGAACAACAGGTCCGGCAAAAGGGGTTATGCTTACCCATTATAACCTGGTCGTTAACACACAGCAGTGTGAACAGTGGATGTATAAATTGAAACCAGGTGAAGAAGTAATTCTTGCAGCACTTCCCTTTTTCCATGTGTACGGGATGACTACAGTAATGAACCTGTCTATCAGGATGGGCTTTAAAATGATTATTATGCCGAAGTTTGAGCCTAAAGATATTTTAAAAGCTATCGAGAAACATAAAGCAACATTATACCCTGGCGCGCCTACTATGTATATCGGCCTTCTCAACCACCCGAATATTAAAAATCACGACCTCTCCTCCATTAAGGCTTGTATGAGCGGATCAGCCCCGCTTCCAGTTGAGGTGCAGACGAAATTTGAGGAAGTTACCAACGGCCGGCTTGTGGAAGGTTATGGATTGACGGAAACATCGCCAGTAGCAGTGGCTAACCTGCTTTGGGAGCACAGAAAAACAGGAAGTATCGGACTCCCATGGCCGGATACAGATGTGGCAATTCTTTCTGCGGAAACAGGGGAGCCGGCTGGTCCTAATGAAATCGGTGAGATTATGATTAAAGGACCACAAGTGATGAAAGGCTACTGGAACCGCCCTGAGGAAACACAGGCTGTCTTTAAAGATGACTGGTTCCTTTCAGGAGATATGGGCTATATGGATGAGGATGGCTTTTTCTATATCGTGGACCGTAAGAAGGACATGATTATTGCCGGCGGGTTTAATATTTACCCGAGGGAAATCGAAGAAGTCTTTTATGAACATGAAGATGTACAGGAAGTCTGTGTAATCGGAGTTCCTGATCCTTACCGTGGGGAGACGGTAAAAGCATTTATTGTTCCAAAAGAAGGGCGAAAAATCGATGAGAAGGACCTTGAGGAGTTTTCACGTGAACACCTGGCCTCGTATAAAATTCCGAGAATTTATGAGTTCAGGAATGAGCTTCCGAAAACGATGGTAGGGAAAATCCTTCGCCGTGTATTAGTTGAAGAAGAAAAGAAGAAAATTAAAGATTCAGCAATACCTAAAGACGAGTAA
- a CDS encoding DUF350 domain-containing protein produces the protein MDGFFQHEYIYTAGLYSIVVVAIVVSLAVFELVTKYSTWTEIKKGNLAVALATGGKIFGVANIFRFSILENHSVISMLGWGIYGFVLLIFVYFIFEFLTPGFKVDEELSKDNRAVGLISFILSVSLSYIIGASII, from the coding sequence ATGGATGGCTTTTTCCAGCACGAGTATATTTATACGGCAGGGCTATACAGTATAGTGGTAGTTGCTATTGTAGTGTCTCTGGCCGTTTTCGAACTCGTCACTAAATACAGTACCTGGACAGAAATAAAAAAAGGAAACCTGGCAGTAGCACTTGCTACCGGGGGTAAGATTTTTGGGGTGGCGAATATTTTCCGTTTTTCTATTCTGGAAAACCATTCTGTAATAAGTATGCTCGGCTGGGGAATCTATGGCTTTGTTCTGCTAATCTTTGTTTATTTTATCTTTGAGTTTTTAACTCCTGGTTTTAAAGTGGATGAAGAACTAAGCAAGGACAATCGGGCGGTTGGTTTAATTTCGTTTATACTATCCGTTTCTCTTTCTTATATTATCGGTGCAAGCATAATTTAA